Proteins from one Triticum aestivum cultivar Chinese Spring chromosome 7A, IWGSC CS RefSeq v2.1, whole genome shotgun sequence genomic window:
- the LOC123150618 gene encoding uncharacterized protein isoform X1 produces MEPDLDMAALRKKLEDEVLGTWLWDRELDSILQEQQERDDEGDYEYYESDQEEEELHYGGSWGYGYTFYYEDGNPYYVADMEERWENQMRCPPTRSCAKRSRGIWEGSLQVEGPCQLDPTLLSAQSLLPLLPRWENRWVDKRENEPCRRAIQVFSLNLSSPHDATLEVYGMFAFRDVRNNQLRNYVFEYSRDKPCKLKPGSCKLQPLLYPHQGIYAVGLVLIEYRLLI; encoded by the exons ATGGAGCCGGATCTGGACATGGCGGCCCTGAGAAAGAAGCTAGAGGATGAGGTGCTCGGCACCTGGCTGTGGGACAGGGAGCTGGACTCCATCCTGCAGGAACAGCAAGAGCGAGACGACGAAGGCGATTACGAGTACTACGAATCAGACCAAGAAGAAGAGGAGCTCCACTATGGTGGTTCTTGGGGATACGGGTATACCTTCTACTACGAGGACGGGAACCCTTATTACGTCGCCGACATGGAGGAGAGGTGGGAGAATCAGATGCGGTGTCCGCCGACCAGGTCCTGCGCCAAGAGATCAAGGGGGATCTGGGAGGGGTCTCTTCAGGTCGAGGGCCCGTGTCAGCTCGATCCAACACTGTTATCTGCTCAAAGCTTGC TGCCTCTATTGCCAAGATGGGAAAACCGTTGGGTCGACAAAAGGGAGAATGAACCTTGTCGACGGGCCATCCAAGTGTTTAGTTTGAATTTATCGTCTCCTCACGATGCCACCTTAGAGGTCTACGGCATGTTTGCATTCCGAGATGTACGAAACAACCAACTACGCAACTATGTCTTTGAATACTCTAGAGACAAACCATGTAAGCTTAAGCCG GGCTCTTGTAAGCTTCAACCTCTACTTTACCCACATCAAGGCATCTATGCGGTTGGGCTTGTGCTAATTGAATACCGTTTGctaatttaa
- the LOC123150618 gene encoding uncharacterized protein isoform X2 gives MEPDLDMAALRKKLEDEVLGTWLWDRELDSILQEQQERDDEGDYEYYESDQEEEELHYGGSWGYGYTFYYEDGNPYYVADMEERWENQMRCPPTRSCAKRSRGIWEGSLQVEGPCQLDPTLLSAQSLLPLLPRWENRWVDKRENEPCRRAIQVFSLNLSSPHDATLEVYGMFAFRDVRNNQLRNYVFEYSRDKPWLL, from the exons ATGGAGCCGGATCTGGACATGGCGGCCCTGAGAAAGAAGCTAGAGGATGAGGTGCTCGGCACCTGGCTGTGGGACAGGGAGCTGGACTCCATCCTGCAGGAACAGCAAGAGCGAGACGACGAAGGCGATTACGAGTACTACGAATCAGACCAAGAAGAAGAGGAGCTCCACTATGGTGGTTCTTGGGGATACGGGTATACCTTCTACTACGAGGACGGGAACCCTTATTACGTCGCCGACATGGAGGAGAGGTGGGAGAATCAGATGCGGTGTCCGCCGACCAGGTCCTGCGCCAAGAGATCAAGGGGGATCTGGGAGGGGTCTCTTCAGGTCGAGGGCCCGTGTCAGCTCGATCCAACACTGTTATCTGCTCAAAGCTTGC TGCCTCTATTGCCAAGATGGGAAAACCGTTGGGTCGACAAAAGGGAGAATGAACCTTGTCGACGGGCCATCCAAGTGTTTAGTTTGAATTTATCGTCTCCTCACGATGCCACCTTAGAGGTCTACGGCATGTTTGCATTCCGAGATGTACGAAACAACCAACTACGCAACTATGTCTTTGAATACTCTAGAGACAAACCAT GGCTCTTGTAA